The window CCTCTCCGCCCTCTGTTGCGTCCGTCGTCTCCCACCCCGTCGTCACCAGCGCCcctcctcgcgctcgccgccgggatCCGGCCCCTCCTGCGCCCGCCTCGGCGACTCCGGCCCCCGGTCTAGGTACGGCCCCCGCCTCTGATTCGGCTGCCTCTGCTTTGGCTGCTTGCTTGGCTGTGGTGGATTGGTGGCTAGGTTTGCTTACTGGCCCTCGAATGTTCGGATAAGGTGCTCGCTATCGCGTCCTGGCTGTGTTTATGGCCGAGGACGGGAGGAAATTCGGCTTGCTTCCGGTGAATTTTGGCTGTTTTCCCGTGGTGATCTTAGTGTTATCTTGCTGCGTGCTTGTGTGGTGTCACTACTCGTAGAATGGGCGCGCGTTAGGCGAAACTTGGTTTCGGGGAATTTCTGGTGGAACTGGGAATGGTCTGGGTAGGGATCTTGCAAGGGCTGACCAGAATTGATCCTCTCTGCGGAAATTTTGTGTCTCCAGTACGTATTTAGGTGCTTGCGGTTACGAATTATCCGGTCTCACACCTAGTATTATCCATTTCTGATCTATGAAGCGGTAACCTGGCTTGTTTAGTCCGCATAATTTATCATCTGCGTGTAGGTTACAGCATGTTCCACGAAAGCAATGGAGATCCATTTCATGAGTTCGTTGGTGTGTCAATTGCCAGCCTCACTTTTACTGTAGATGTAGATGATCCAGCATTCTGACAGGCAACTACAGTCAATTTCTTTAAGAAGGTCGTGATTCTTTGCCTGAGGTGCAGGTAAAGAGTTGCTGCTTAATTATTTGTGCATTGCTGAGTGGATAAGGTGATTTTAGTTTACAAGGGGCATGCTTTGGTCACCAAGGTTGGCTTCAAAGTGGTAAATTATTATGGGCCAACTTTGCCAAGGGCCATCCATGTGCCACTGGTATCTGTACTGATAATGGGGAGGACCAAGAGAAAAAGTAAAACTAAAGAAGCTACCTTTGGTCCAAATTCTTTCCTTGCGTTGGTAACTTGGCATTTCTCTAAAAGATAGAATCATTGGCTCAAGTGCAGAATCATTTGATTCCCTTTAATTAAAAAGTCATTGGTTGttgtttttcctttctaatCTGGCAGATCTGAGATGAGGCATGAGATGCTCCATGTGAGCGCTCCTTAGCTCATATCTGGATCATGCTTGTGGATTTTTTTAATGTGGAATGTAGATCACATCTAACATGCTCCATTGATTTGAATATTTAACGTATTCGGTTGATACAACTGCCTATTTCTTTATCTGCCTGCCCGACCAGTTCGGACCCCATAAAGTCTATATGTTACTTCTCTTGCCTTGTTTGCTCTATCCACAATTCTGGATCTGAAGGTCCTTAGCTTGTCTGAGGGAAAGGTCTTGCTGTGATAAAGCTGCATTTGTCTGGTAATGCTGCTAATTGCTGTTTCATATCATTGATTTTGCCAGGTAGAGTCCATTTATTTACTTTGGATTGTGACTTTGTGAGAAGAATACCATCTGGTGGAAATTGACTTATTTTTCTGACTTATTTCGTGGAAGTGGAACCTAGTAGGCTAGTGGATCTGCTTTGGTTATGTCTTGTAATCCGTAGCTAGACTTATATAAGCAAATGTGCTTCAGTTGACAACCAGTGAAGGCATTAGGTATATACATGTATATTTATTCCTTGCATGATGGCGTCATGGTGTCACAATTGTCTACTTTCTACATTATCTGTGCATACTGTTTAAGGTTTGCTTTGTTCTTTTGCTTGGCGTATCTTGAATGATGTATGTTTAAGGAATCTGTGGCACATTCTTACCATGGTAGTTTATAAATTCATCTGTTCCCTGGCAAAGAATGTAACCATTCTATTTCTGACAGATTTCTGAGAAAATGGCAAGAAGTGCGAGAGCAAGGAGGCATGTAGCTCGTCAGCTCAGGCCCACCCCGTATCCCATTCCTTCAAACCGATGGAAGCTGATGAAAGAATCCAACCAAAAGAAACCATTTCCAGCCTTGCAGAAGATGGACTGGGAAGATGCCAATTGCTCTGTGTGCATGGAATACCCCCATAATGCTGTGCTCATCCTCTGTTCATCTCATGATAAGGGCTGCCGTCCTTACATGTGTGGAACTAGCTACCGCCACTCGAATTGCCTGGATCAGTTCAAGAAAGCCTACACCAAGGGTGCATTGCTTGAGGAAGTTCCTGCAAATGGCGTTGGCACAAACCTGGATTCATCACCTTTGAGTGCAGGTGAAAAAACTGAGTCCGTTGACCTTGCGTGCCCACTGTGCCGTGGCAAGGTGAAAGGTTGGACAGTGGTAGAACCAGCTCGAAGCTATCTCAATGGAAAACGGAGAACATGCATGCAGGATGGTTGTTCATTTGTAGGGACCTACAAGGAGCTCCATAAGCATGTCAAGTCAGAACACCCTCTTGCAAAGCCAAGGGAAGTGGATCCCGTCCTTGAGCAGAAGTGGAGATTGCTCGAGATTGAAAGAGAGCGACAGGATGCACTCAGTACAATTACTGCAACAATGGGGAGGG is drawn from Panicum virgatum strain AP13 chromosome 1N, P.virgatum_v5, whole genome shotgun sequence and contains these coding sequences:
- the LOC120657315 gene encoding uncharacterized protein LOC120657315 is translated as MARSARARRHVARQLRPTPYPIPSNRWKLMKESNQKKPFPALQKMDWEDANCSVCMEYPHNAVLILCSSHDKGCRPYMCGTSYRHSNCLDQFKKAYTKGALLEEVPANGVGTNLDSSPLSAGEKTESVDLACPLCRGKVKGWTVVEPARSYLNGKRRTCMQDGCSFVGTYKELHKHVKSEHPLAKPREVDPVLEQKWRLLEIERERQDALSTITATMGRAVVLGDYVLDLEDGVDLEDVESDADVDDGHGTENTRRMLLFIMRQVAQHHQNQRLQNATGASDNAEDDYVVSSGANGTTPYSYPLEGGDDDDVVVAGGRSTDVLRPERRRHRRRRNRGRLFLGAN